The genomic stretch ttaaattaaattaaattaaattaaattaaattaaattaaattaaattaaattaaattaaattaaattaaattaaattaaattaaattaaattaaattaaattaaattaaattaaattaaaaattgcaTTCCAGCGATAAACAGTAATTACTTTCCTCTGTAAATGTACGCTTTGTggacataaattaaattaaattaaattaaattaaattaaattaaattaaattaaattaaattaaattaaattaaattaaattaaattaaattaaattaaattaaattaaattaaattaaattaaattaaattaaattaaattaaattaaattaaattaaattaaattaaattaaattaaattaaattaaattaaattaaattaaattaaattaaaaattgcaTTCCAGCGTTAAACAGTAATTACTTTCCTCTGTAAATGTACGCTTTGTggacataaattaaattaaattaaattaaattaaattaaattaaattaaattaaattaaattaaattaaattaaattaaattaaattaaattaaattaaattaaattaaattaaattaaattaaattaaaaattgcattccagcgaaaaaaaaagacgtaatTTTACGTGAATGGAATTCCTCCATCCCTACATCCTTTATGTGACTTAtcctagacaaacaaccattcccacccacattcatacctacggacaatttggagtcaccaatgaaccctttttggaatgtgggaggaaagcggagtatccggaaaaaaacccacatgagatgagatgcccaagcagagattcaaacTCAGGTCTTCATTACCTCCTgactgtggcctacatgctaaccacttgaccaccgtgcttTTTGTATATCGCTTTTCAAGACACTCAAAGATGCTTTTGCTCATATTTACCCACATTATTGTTCATATCACCTGCAGCATCCTTTAAATTGTACTAACATGTAAGTTAGCAACTGGGTATCACTTCAACTCTAACATCTTTAGTTTGGTCGACATGAGATGCGATTATTGCCATCGTAAATAAACTAAGCATCTTATTCACAACACATATCACAGTATCACAGTACCACAGTATCCTTTCATGTACTTACCCCCAAGAGTTGCTGTAAATCCCTCAATCTTGCACCCCAGGGGCCCAAGGACCATGTATCGGAAGGCGAAGCAATAAAAACACGTGAAGGAGCCCACGGAGGAGACGATCAGGTTTGCCACAGCCAAGTTGACCAGAATGTAGTTGAGGTGAGACCGTAGCTTCTTGTGTTGGGCGGTGCACGCGATAGTGAGGACATTGATGGTGGTGCCGGTGATAAATATGAAGAACATAAAAGCCGACATGGAATAAAAGATGGCCTTGGTCCCGAGGTGATCCTGGGGAACCAGGAAAGGGCTGAATAGAGTCATGTTGTTCGTGTCCAAAGGGACGGGGATCCAAAAGTCATCCGGGAGCTCCATGGGGTGATTTCTTCTCATTTTTCTATCTGGCGATTAGAATAATAACTGAAAAGATGATTATGGCTTTACAATGCAGGTCGGTCGTCTTGTGGCTCTCTCTTATTGTGACCTAAAGCTGCATTTGTAGGAACTTTGAAGGCTTCTCTTAATTGGCTCAAGGGAAGGATTTAAAGATTTGGTTTAAACCCCCAGACGGGCGCACACGCTACGCTTGATTTGAGATTCTGTTATGTAGCGCTTATCGATTATGCATATGATATCCCAGTTTTCTGGATTATTATGGGGTGGTTAGCAagttggcctcacagtcaggtCATGTGTGAGATCTGGGTTCGAGtatctttatgtggagtttgcatgttctccccgtgcgtgtgtgggtttttttccgggtactccatcCATACCCTCACGGggaaagctggagcctatcccagctgactttgggtcagaggcagagtacaccccagactgctggtattttgggaatgtgggaggaagccagcgtacccggagaaaacccagccacacacagagatgtactgtgtttaatattttttaattaaattaaattgtatttttacaaaattatatttaatgttaataaatattcatattaatattctATTGAATGGTTTTCTGGGTTGAAAATGTaagttattttataaaatacttCAAAAATATACTTCTAAAGCGGTTCACATTTGGGCTCAAAGGAAGGAGGGCTGCATGTTTGAAACCCAGTGGGAgtccaaaatatgcaaatatgcaaaATAAGAATTGCTCAACTGCGCTGCAGACGCACCCTCTTTGGCTTGCATGACTATAGAATAAAGTatgtaaaatatacacataaaaaatacaaatatagtttataaaaatacatgtgaATGAATGCGAATGCATTGCGGCTGTGCCTACGcatgtagtttaccaccactACTGACTGCGGAGTGAATGTAATATCTATTAATgcgctttattattattattatgtgaaaaatgtttgttgtgtgtttccattattgtgttgtttttgaatGCATTGTATACAATTCAGCAATTTGctaaagaatttttttattataatgatttttttgatttttttaatatgcgAAAACATGCATTTGTAGTTATTTACAACTGACTCACACAACTCATTAGTGGCATACAAATGAAGACGTCCACGGTCTAAGCAGGCCCAACTTTGGAGACTTCAGTCACTGACGTTGTTGACGTTGATGTCTCTTCCTCACCACTACTCATTCCCATCATACCCATCATGCATGAACGGAACTGTTATGGGAAGAAGGATAGCAAATGAATGTGTTAGTACCACACCGGGCTCTCACTTTGGGATCTATGGGTTTCTTCTTCGGCACTAAAATGGCACCCGACTAGCACGGCATTGAACAGACCTGTTTGTTAAAGACGACATAGATGATAGGGTTGTAGACTGCGGAGGCCTTTGAAAAGCAGGAAGGTATGGTGGCCAGTCGTAGGTCAAAGGTTTGCCCACGGTTATTGACAACCCAAAGAGCAAAGGAGGCGTAGGGCAACCAGCACACCAGAAAGCCAAACACCATGAGGACCACCATCCTGGTCACCTCCCGCTCTGCTTTCTGAGTGGAGGCCGACTCCGCCTGGGCTTTTGCTGCCTGCGAGTGAGGAACCGTTTGATGAGACACTtaaacagacaaaaaacatacaagTTGACGTCACCATTTTCAGTGTGATGAGCAGCTGAGCGTAGCAGAAGACGATAGTGGCAAAGGGAACGGAAAAGCAGAAGCCAAAGAGGAACATCACGTAGGActcattgttgtatttattgtttgtggTGTACCAGTCTGGACCGCAGGAGCACTGCAGGCCTTCAGGGATATATCTGGAAAACACAAATGATCTTTTTCCGTCTGTGCGGTGAGAAGAAAGGTACGGGATTGCAGATACCGACCGACTCCATCCGAATAACGGAGGCGCTGAAGCAATTAGCGCAAAGATCCAAGTGAAGAGACAGCATGCCAAGGCGTGGTCGGGCTTGAAAATAAAGTTCCCAAGCGGCTTGCAGATGACCAGCCACCGTTCAAAGGCAATCACAGCAAGAGACCAAAGGCTTACCATACCTGGGGCAAAACAAAGAGGCATTGAAACCAGGGTTGATATCGTGACAGTTGAGTTTGGTGCATTGCTGGTTATCGCTCACCGCCAAGTGTCGCCAGGAAACCCTCAATCTTGCATGCCAGCGCTCCAAAGATGAAATATCTTGACGAAAAAGAGCAGAAGGCAGTGAACGAGCCCACACAAGACACAAGTAGGTTTGCCACCGCCAAGTTCACCAGGATGTAGTTCAGGTGGGACCTGAGTTTCTTGTATTGGATGGTGCAAGCAACGGTGAGAGCGTTGATAGCGGTGCCGACCGTAAACACAAAGAACATGAATCCGGCCATGCCGTAGAAGGTGGCTGCGCTCCCCAGATGGTCCTGAGGAACCAGGAACGGACTTAGCGATGTGATGTTGTTCGTGTCCAGCGGGATGGGTATCCAGAAGTCTTCTGGCAGCTCGTTGCCTCGATTTCCCCTCATTTTGCCTCACCAGTTCCTTGTTTATGATATGGCTCAAGCAATCACATGTACTACTGCATCGCCAGCGTCCCTACAGTCTTCCTTGGCTCGTTGGGAGGAGCGTTTATATAAGGAACCAAAAaaaccacttatcctcattaatgGATAAATCACTTCTCTAATTGACTAACTGATTTAAGTTTGCATTAATCGATGTAATTCATTTAGCGGTTTCCTGTTCTGTCTTTGCTGCCAAATAGGTTAAACAGCTCTTGGATTCAAGTTTTGGGAGGCGTGATCTCAATGTCAAGAGCACACGGGGCACGTTGCATCAATTTGTGTCTTCAAATATGTTGCTCAAACTGTACAACACAAAGACATACACTACAtgaccaaaagtatttgctcgCCTGCCGTGACTCACATATGAACTTAAGTGCCATTCCGTCCAAACCCGTAGGATTCAATAAGATGCCGACTCACCTTTTGCAGCTATTATGGCTTCAACTCTTCTTAATGGAAGGCTGTCCACAAGGTTGAGGAGTGTGTTTATCGGAGTTATTGACCATTCTTCCAAAAGCACATTGGTGAGATCACATTGGAGAAGGCCTGGCTCTAAGTCTCATTCCAAAGATGTTCCATCgggttcaggtcaggactctGTGCAGGCCAGTCAAGGCCATCCACACCAGACTCTGTCATCCATGTCTTtatggaccttgctttgtgcactggTGCGTAGTCATGTCGGAAGAGGAAGGGGCCCGctccaaactgttcccacaaggttgggagcatggaattgtccaaaatgttttggtatCCTGGAGCATTCAAAGTTCCTTTCACTGGAACTAAGGGTCCAACTCCAACTCCTGAAAAACAACCCCACACCATAATTCCTCCTCCACCAAATTGTGGAAAATGTACCGTTGCCCTGGCAACCTCCAAACCCATCTTCATCCATCAGATTGCCAGATGGAAAATCGTGACGACGTCTTTGCACTATGCACCTCAGCATCAGTTTACATGGCCTACCACTTTGTGGCTGACTTGCTGTTGTTCCCCAAATCTTCCATTTCTTATATTAAAGCTGACAGTTGACTGTGGAATATTTTGGAGCGAGAAAACTTCACGACTGGTTTTGTTGCACAGGTGGCATCCGATAACAGTTCCACGCTGGAATTGATTTTATACACTTGTGGCCAGGCCAAGTCATTCGGATGCCTGATTCTCATCATTTGAATTGGTGAGCAAATACGTTTGGCAACATGGTGTACGTCACAGCGATGGCAGGGTCAAAATGTGCTTTTGCAGCTAATCATGAACTTTAGTCCTCTCCAACAAATCACTTTAAACAGGTTAATCCCACTTTCTTAAGGAAGAGCACAGCAGGCCTTTACCTACTAATCTGGTTTCCGGCAGCATCAAATCCTATAATCTCACTCGCTGTAGCCCTGTGTAATCCACTCTGCGGGTTTAACTAGAGATTTGTGTTACCTCTTTGGCATTTTCCCTTCTTCACGGCACAAGATACTGACAACATCATACAACTGGGAAAAACAACTATTCAATGCAGTATGTTGATGTTTGTACAGGTTTTGAGACTGACACAAAGGTTTTTAGAATGGCAATGTGCATATACTCCAGAATGTTATGAAGAGTGATAAGATGAATTGCAAAGTCAATCCCAGTCATGAAAATGAGCATGATCTCATCAACAGCaattccactgcatttcagccctgttACAAAAGGACCCTCTGACATCATGTCAGTGATCCTTTGGTTTGGCTGAAGGTGAGAACAttttctggtaaatgtatgactcttcgagacgctcccctctggcaggaggctgcggtccatcaggaccaaaacctcacgccacaagaacagtttcttcccgtctgctgtcagcctcatcaacaaggcccggaaccccacctgacactcttcacaccccacctctgcctcatcctgccactttgacactttgacactttcattgtatacgttacattaacgctcagtttggactcttaggaaaaacaatcagactgcacttctggaataacaaacaaaaacagactgtgtacatatatttatactgttattctgtatattttgtattttcatattttgtatttcatattttgtattctcattcttttttaatagatgtgtatgcacctactacaccaaaacaaattcctagtatgtgtttgctcatacatggcaataaaccttttctgattctgattctgattctgattctttaTTCATgtgaatgtacaactttttctcgtaaaattgcaaccCCATTACTGCGTCGTACATGTGCAAGGAATTGCTTTGAAATTATTTAATCTTGTCTCCAAACTATTACACGTACTAATCTGTCCCTGAGTATCCTTCTTTCTGTTAGTATTAAAGTGGGTGACCTATGGGTTTCCTCAGTTTTATCAACAGAAAACacactgttgtgtgtgtttgttaccGTAGCAACGTGTCAATCACAAACACATTGGCAGCCATCCACTCAAGTACATTCACATTGAaaagtcaaatgaaataatacaaaaatgcaaatgctTAGCGCTTTTCAAGGTCTTGTTTGCAGTCCTTGCCAGTCCACAGCCGATCCCTGGCTTTGACATCACGATCTCTTTA from Doryrhamphus excisus isolate RoL2022-K1 chromosome 1, RoL_Dexc_1.0, whole genome shotgun sequence encodes the following:
- the LOC131106464 gene encoding blue-sensitive opsin-like, with protein sequence MRGNRGNELPEDFWIPIPLDTNNITSLSPFLVPQDHLGSAATFYGMAGFMFFVFTVGTAINALTVACTIQYKKLRSHLNYILVNLAVANLLVSCVGSFTAFCSFSSRYFIFGALACKIEGFLATLGGMVSLWSLAVIAFERWLVICKPLGNFIFKPDHALACCLFTWIFALIASAPPLFGWSRYIPEGLQCSCGPDWYTTNNKYNNESYVMFLFGFCFSVPFATIVFCYAQLLITLKMAAKAQAESASTQKAEREVTRMVVLMVFGFLVCWLPYASFALWVVNNRGQTFDLRLATIPSCFSKASAVYNPIIYVVFNKQFRSCMMGMMGMSSGEEETSTSTTSVTEVSKVGPA